Proteins found in one Anopheles aquasalis chromosome 3, idAnoAquaMG_Q_19, whole genome shotgun sequence genomic segment:
- the LOC126577464 gene encoding ubiquitin carboxyl-terminal hydrolase isozyme L5, with product MADSAGEWCLIESDPGVFTELINKFGVEGVQVEELWSLEEENFKELEPIHGLIFLFKWVKDDEPAGSIVQDSRLEKIFFAKQVINNACATQAILSILLNVTHSDIQLGSTLTDFRDFVISFDAHNKGLAMSNADQIRTVHNSFARQTLFELDNKNANKDDDVFHFVGYVPIDGRLYELDGLKEGPIDLGAVGPGQDWLKVVRPIIEKRIQRYNEGEIHFNLMAIVSDRQLIYQRQIDELLKSDGNQMDTDVKQEEIQRLKLLIEDEAAKRQRYKMENIRRKHNYLPFIVELLKLLAQNGQLMPLYDKAKQRALDREAAKDGKQV from the exons TGGAGGAATTGTGGAGTTTGGAAGAGGAAAACTTCAAAGAACTAGA ACCGATCCATGGATTGATCTTCCTGTTCAAATGGGTGAAGGACGATGAACCGGCAGGATCGATCGTGCAGGATAGCCGGTTGGAGAAGATATTTTTCGCCAAACAGGTCATCAACAATGCGTGCGCCACGCAAGCGATCCTGAGCATCCTGTTGAACGTAACGCACTCGGACATACAGCTCGGGTCGACGTTGACGGACTTCCGGGATTTCGTCATTTCGTTCGATGCCCACAACAAGGGCTTGGCGATGAGCAACGCGGACCAGATACGCACCGTGCACAACTCGTTTGCCCGGCAGACACTGTTCGAGCTGGACAATAAGAACGCCAACAAGGACGACGATGTGTTCCACTTTGTCGGTTACGTGCCGATCGATGGGCGACTTTACGAGCTGGATGGACTGAAGGAGGGACCGATCGATCTCGGAGCGGTGGGGCCGGGACAGGATTGGCTCAAGGTGGTGAGGCCCATCATCGAGAAGCGCATCCAGCGCTACAATGAGGGCGAAATCCATTTCAATCTGATGGCGATCGTCTCGGATCGGCAGCTGATTTACCAGCGGCAGATTGACGAACTGCTCAAGTCCGATGGAAACCAGATGGACACGGACGTGAAGCAGGAGGAGATACAGCGGTTGAAGTTGCTGATCGAGGACGAGGCGGCCAAGCGGCAGCGGTACAAGATGGAAAACATTCGCCGTAAGCACAACTATCTGCCGTTCATCGtggagctgctgaagctgctcgCACAGAATGGCCAGTTGATGCCGCTGTACGACAAGGCAAAGCAGCGCGCCCTCGACCGTGAGGCGGCCAAGGATGGAAAGCAAGTGTGA